The following proteins come from a genomic window of Heptranchias perlo isolate sHepPer1 chromosome 14, sHepPer1.hap1, whole genome shotgun sequence:
- the LOC137332436 gene encoding heterogeneous nuclear ribonucleoprotein D-like isoform X1 has translation MADAEQQYVEGSENGHYEGEGQAAGEEMVPDGAEPQPGAESEGSKINASKNEEDAGKMFVGGLSWDTSKKDLKDYFSKFGEVVDCTIKMDPATGRSRGFGFILFRDSSCADRVLEQKEHKLDGRVVDPKRAMAMKKEPVKKIFVGGLHPDTPEDKIREYFGAFGEVESIELPMDSKTNKRRGFCFISFKEEEPVKKILEKKYHDVGSSKCEIKVAQPKEVYQQQQQWGGRGSFTGRGRGGGRGGGQSQNWSQGYSNNYWNPSYGSSYGYSGQSGYGAYGGYDYTGYNYNSGYYGGYGQGYDYNQSNGNYGKAPRRGAAHQGGYKPY, from the exons ATGGCCGACGCGGAGCAGCAGTACGTGGAGGGGTCCGAGAACGGTCACTACGAAGGAGAAGGCCAGGCTGCCGGCGAGGAAATGGTGCCGGATGGAGCAGAGCCTCAGCCGGGCGCCGAGAGCGAGGGCTCGAAAATCAACGCCAGTAAAAACGAAGAAGACGCTGG GAAAATGTTCGTAGGAGGATTGAGCTGGGATACAAGCAAAAAGGACCTGAAAGATTATTTTTCCAAATTTGGCGAAGTTGTGGATTGTACAATTAAGATGGATCCTGCAACCGGAAGGTCGAGGGGCTTTGGATTTATCCTCTTCAGAGATTCTTCATGCGCCGATAGG GTGTTGGAACAAAAAGAACATAAATTAGATGGTAGAGTGGTTGATCCTAAAAGAGCAATGGCCATGAAGAAAGAACCTGTAAAGAAAATCTTTGTTGGAGGCCTTCATCCAGATACCCCAGAGGACAAGATCAGAGAGTACTTTGGAGCCTTTGGTGAG GTGGAATCAATTGAACTTCCAATGGATAGCAAGACCAACAAGAGGAGAGGTTTTTGTTTCATCTCATTTAAAGAGGAAGAGCCAGTGAAAAAGATCTTGGAGAAGAAGTACCATGATGTTGGAAGCAGCAAG tgtgAAATCAAAGTGGCTCAGCCTAAAGAAGTTTATCAACAGCAACAGCAGTGGGGAGGCAGAGGTAGCTTTACAGGAAGGGGCAGAGGTGGTGGCCGTGGAGGTG GTCAAAGTCAGAACTGGAGTCAAGGATACAGCAATAATTACTGGAATCCAAGCTATGGCAGCAGTTATGGTTACAGCGGGCAAAGTGGCTATGGTGCATATGGAGGCTATGATTATACTGGCTATAACTACAATAGTGGTTACTATGGTGGATATGGACAAGGATATGACTACA
- the LOC137332436 gene encoding heterogeneous nuclear ribonucleoprotein A/B-like isoform X2 has translation MADAEQQYVEGSENGHYEGEGQAAGEEMVPDGAEPQPGAESEGSKINASKNEEDAGKMFVGGLSWDTSKKDLKDYFSKFGEVVDCTIKMDPATGRSRGFGFILFRDSSCADRVLEQKEHKLDGRVVDPKRAMAMKKEPVKKIFVGGLHPDTPEDKIREYFGAFGEVESIELPMDSKTNKRRGFCFISFKEEEPVKKILEKKYHDVGSSKCEIKVAQPKEVYQQQQQWGGRGSFTGRGRGGGRGGDQSNGNYGKAPRRGAAHQGGYKPY, from the exons ATGGCCGACGCGGAGCAGCAGTACGTGGAGGGGTCCGAGAACGGTCACTACGAAGGAGAAGGCCAGGCTGCCGGCGAGGAAATGGTGCCGGATGGAGCAGAGCCTCAGCCGGGCGCCGAGAGCGAGGGCTCGAAAATCAACGCCAGTAAAAACGAAGAAGACGCTGG GAAAATGTTCGTAGGAGGATTGAGCTGGGATACAAGCAAAAAGGACCTGAAAGATTATTTTTCCAAATTTGGCGAAGTTGTGGATTGTACAATTAAGATGGATCCTGCAACCGGAAGGTCGAGGGGCTTTGGATTTATCCTCTTCAGAGATTCTTCATGCGCCGATAGG GTGTTGGAACAAAAAGAACATAAATTAGATGGTAGAGTGGTTGATCCTAAAAGAGCAATGGCCATGAAGAAAGAACCTGTAAAGAAAATCTTTGTTGGAGGCCTTCATCCAGATACCCCAGAGGACAAGATCAGAGAGTACTTTGGAGCCTTTGGTGAG GTGGAATCAATTGAACTTCCAATGGATAGCAAGACCAACAAGAGGAGAGGTTTTTGTTTCATCTCATTTAAAGAGGAAGAGCCAGTGAAAAAGATCTTGGAGAAGAAGTACCATGATGTTGGAAGCAGCAAG tgtgAAATCAAAGTGGCTCAGCCTAAAGAAGTTTATCAACAGCAACAGCAGTGGGGAGGCAGAGGTAGCTTTACAGGAAGGGGCAGAGGTGGTGGCCGTGGAGGTG